The bacterium DNA window AGTCCGCTGCCTTCCAGGCTGAAGTGAAGCAGCTCAAGGAGGAGATGGCTCAGGCACGCGCTGAGAACAAGGCCGCGATCCAGGCGCAGATCGACGAGGCGAAGAAGAAGGCCCAGGTGATGCAGGACCAGGCCAAAGCCCGAATCGATCAAACCAAGCGCGAAGCCGAGGCGAAGATCACTGCCCTGCAGGGACAGCTCAAGCACGCGAGCGACCGGCAGAAGGCAAAGATTGAGAAACGCATCGCTGAAGTAAAGGCTGACCTCGAGGCACGTCACGCCAAGCTCCAGCAAGCTGGACGACTTGCCAAAGAGGCATTGACACTCTAGCGTCGCGCCTCAAAACGGGAAGTCTTCGGTAGTTGATGTCCGTTCAAGACTTCCCGTTTTTCCAAACATAAAACTGGCGATGTACTTTGCAGGGAAAATGCGATGTGGCAAAATCAAAATACATACAAGGCTCTCGTGGTGAATGCAAGTCACGCTTCCAGAGAAATTCTTGCGGGCATGCTCAGCCGGCATCCAAAGACAGTAACGAATTTGGCCGAAGCTGAGACAGTTTACGAGCTGACAACCCCGAGCCACACTGAAAATCTGGAGGTGATTCGCAGCCTCCTTGCGAGCATCGCTCAAAAAGCCGGCTTTGATGAAACAGCGATAATGGAGATCGAGGTTGCCGTTGAGGAGGCTTGCGTGAATGCGATTAAACATGCCCACCAAAATGACGTGGCCAAGCCTCTTCATCTTCGGATAACCATCGACCGCCAAAAACTGACGGTGGTGGTGAGAGATCAAGGCCGAGGCTTTGATCCCAAGCAGCTCGAAAAGCAGGATGCCAAGGCGCTCCTTGCAAAGCGGCAAGCCGGCGGGCGCGGCATTCTGATGATGAGGATGCTGATGGATGAAGTTCATTTTGCCTTTGAAAGCGGAAAAGGAATGCAAGTCCGGCTGGTGAAATACCTCATATCTCCGCAGTGCCGGACGATTCATTGAAATAATTTATGAAAACAACAACGGAAAGGTGACTTGAAATGAAATGGTCATGGAAACTCGGCGAAATCGCGGGAATCGGCATCTACGTGCATGCCACGTTTTTGCTTCTGCTGGGCTGGGTGGCGTTGAGCCATTATATCGCCGGCCAGAGCATTGCCATGATAGTCAACGGCGTGGCGTTCCTGCTGGCGCTGTTCGGAATTGTCGTGCTCCACGAGCTGGGACACGCGCTCACCGCCAAACGCTTCGGCATTCAGACGCGCGACATTACATTGCTGCCGATCGGCGGCGTCGCGCGTTTGGAGCGCATGCCGGATGATCCCAAGCAGGAATTGTGGGTGGCGCTGGCCGGACCGGCGGTCAATGTGGTTTTAGCAGCGGTGTTGTACATCGCGATTGCGTTGACTTCCGGGCCGCCGTCGTTGAGCAACCTTAACATGGTGAGCGGGAACTTTTGGGAAAAGCTGCTGTGGGTCAACGTCTCGCTGGCGGCGTTCAATCTCTTGCCGGCGTTTCCGATGGACGGCGGCCGCGTGCTGCGCGCGTTGCTGGCCATGCGCATGAGCTATGTGCGCGCGACGCAAATCGCCGCCCACGTCGGACAAGGCATGGCGCTTCTGTTTGGATTCATCGGATTGTTTTACAATCCCTTCCTGGTGTTCATCGCGCTCTTCGTGTGGATGGGCGCCTCGCAAGAAGCGAGCATGGTGCAGATGAAATCGGCGCTCGGCGGCATTCCGATTCAGGCCGCGATGATCAAGGACTTTCGCACGCTGGCGCCCTCGGATTCTTTGGAACGGGCGGTTGAGCATATTCTGGCTGGTTTTCAACAAGACTTTCCGGTGGTGGAGCAAGAACGCGTGGTGGGCGTGCTCACGCGCAACGATTTGTTGAAGGCGCTCTCGCAACGCGGCACAAAGGGTCGGGTCGAGGACGCCATGCAACGCCAGTTTGAGACCGCCGACCCGAACGAGATGTTGGAAACCGTTTTTGCGCGGTTGAACGGAAATGGCTGCCATTCGCTGCCGCTCATGCGCAACGGCCGGCTCACGGGCATCGTCACCATGGACAACGTCGGTGAATTTCTGATGGTGCAGGCGGCGCTGCGAAAGGCGCGGGCATGAGGTTTGGGGATACAGTCTTAAGGAAAAGCATCATGAAAACTAAACCTACGATTGTTATGAGCGAATTAGAGAAAAAGCTGGAGCAAGGCTGGGAAAAATTGACTGCTTTGCTCGACCCGAAAGAGCGCGCGGAAAAAACGCTTCTGGAAGCGTTGCAGCGCGATTATTTTGAAGAGCGGCAAATCAGCGAGGCTTTGCAAAAAGAAAGCGAGGGCATTCCTTATGCGCATTTGCGCCGGAAGCTGCTGGACATTGCCGAGCGGGAACAAGCGCATGCCGAATTGCTGGCGGCAAAAATCCGCGAGCTGGGCGGTGATCCCTCGGAACACGCCGGCAATTTGCGTAAAGCGCGCGCGAGCAATGCTTTCATCTCGACGCTCGATCTGCTGCAAATTTTGCAACAAGAAAAAGAGGATTACCTCGAGTATCTGGAAATGGCGCATCTGGCCAAAGAGGCCGGACACAAAGATTGGACTCCTTTGCTGACACAGATCGCCGAGGAGGAACAAATACATCGCCGGGAGCTGATGGACGTTATCACGCGCCTGAATCCCTTGCCGGTGCAATGATAGGCCTGAGATTTTGGATTTTTTCAAGGCCGAATTGTGCAGTGCAGCCGGCAAGGGCGCGGCTGAAAGATCGCAATGATATGAAGTGAAAGACATTGGGTGAGATTATGTCAACAACGAATAAAAAGACTGTGTCTCTGGTTCTTGGAAGCGGGGGCGCGCGAGGCCTGGCACATATTGGTGTCATTCATTGGCTGGAGGAAAATGATTTTAAAATTGGATCGATAGCCGGTTGCTCAATCGGAGCAGTAATTGGAGGAGTATATGCTGCCGGAAAATTGAATGAGTATGAGCAATGGGTACGTTCCATCACCAAAATCGACATATTCACGCTACTGGATCTTTCGTGGGAAAAGAGCGGGCTGGTGAGAGGCGACAAAATTATTAATACTTTGATCAAACTGGTTGGAAAGAAACGAATCGAAGATCTCGCAATTCCATATACGGCGGTTGCCGCTGACATCGTCAACCACAAGGAAGTATGGATAAAGTCGGGCAGTCTTTTTGATGCCATGCGAGCGTCTTTCGCAATCCCCCTTCTCTTCACTCCATTCATGTACAAAGGGGTGGAACTTGTTGATGGGGGGATACTGAATCCTGTGCCGATTGCGCCGACATTTGGGGATGAGACGGATTTAACTATTGCTGTAAATCTGGGCGGCTCCCCGGATGATCGTAAAGAGCCGAATTCCGTGAGTACGGCTTCAGTTGACCCTTCGTCTCCGTTCCGTGAAAAGATCAAGAGCTTTATAGCCAGCCTCCCACAATCCGGGACAAGTGGCAGCAGTCGAGATTGGGGAGCGTACGATATCGCCATACAGGCTTTTGATGCGATGCAGAGTGCCATCGCCCGCCAAAAGCTTGCCGCATATCCACCGGATATCGTAATAGAAATCGCCAGGAACGCGTGCCGGACACTGGAG harbors:
- a CDS encoding patatin-like phospholipase family protein, whose amino-acid sequence is MSTTNKKTVSLVLGSGGARGLAHIGVIHWLEENDFKIGSIAGCSIGAVIGGVYAAGKLNEYEQWVRSITKIDIFTLLDLSWEKSGLVRGDKIINTLIKLVGKKRIEDLAIPYTAVAADIVNHKEVWIKSGSLFDAMRASFAIPLLFTPFMYKGVELVDGGILNPVPIAPTFGDETDLTIAVNLGGSPDDRKEPNSVSTASVDPSSPFREKIKSFIASLPQSGTSGSSRDWGAYDIAIQAFDAMQSAIARQKLAAYPPDIVIEIARNACRTLEFDRASEMIELGYRKAKACLSEVSPQRRNDER
- a CDS encoding ferritin-like domain-containing protein; protein product: MKTKPTIVMSELEKKLEQGWEKLTALLDPKERAEKTLLEALQRDYFEERQISEALQKESEGIPYAHLRRKLLDIAEREQAHAELLAAKIRELGGDPSEHAGNLRKARASNAFISTLDLLQILQQEKEDYLEYLEMAHLAKEAGHKDWTPLLTQIAEEEQIHRRELMDVITRLNPLPVQ
- a CDS encoding site-2 protease family protein translates to MKWSWKLGEIAGIGIYVHATFLLLLGWVALSHYIAGQSIAMIVNGVAFLLALFGIVVLHELGHALTAKRFGIQTRDITLLPIGGVARLERMPDDPKQELWVALAGPAVNVVLAAVLYIAIALTSGPPSLSNLNMVSGNFWEKLLWVNVSLAAFNLLPAFPMDGGRVLRALLAMRMSYVRATQIAAHVGQGMALLFGFIGLFYNPFLVFIALFVWMGASQEASMVQMKSALGGIPIQAAMIKDFRTLAPSDSLERAVEHILAGFQQDFPVVEQERVVGVLTRNDLLKALSQRGTKGRVEDAMQRQFETADPNEMLETVFARLNGNGCHSLPLMRNGRLTGIVTMDNVGEFLMVQAALRKARA
- a CDS encoding ATP-binding protein, which gives rise to MWQNQNTYKALVVNASHASREILAGMLSRHPKTVTNLAEAETVYELTTPSHTENLEVIRSLLASIAQKAGFDETAIMEIEVAVEEACVNAIKHAHQNDVAKPLHLRITIDRQKLTVVVRDQGRGFDPKQLEKQDAKALLAKRQAGGRGILMMRMLMDEVHFAFESGKGMQVRLVKYLISPQCRTIH